The following proteins are encoded in a genomic region of Camarhynchus parvulus chromosome 4A, STF_HiC, whole genome shotgun sequence:
- the SEPTIN6 gene encoding septin-6 isoform X7: protein MAAAEVARQVRGEGCRTVPLSGHVGFDSLPDQLVNKSVNHGFCFNILCVGETGLGKSTLMDTLFNTKFEGDPASHSQPGVQLKSSTYDLQESNVNLKLTIVSTVGFGDQINKEDSYKPIVEFIDAQFEAYLQEELKIKRVLHNYHDTRIHACLYFIAPTGHSLKSLDLVTMKKLDSKVNIIPIIAKSDAISKSELTKFKIKITSELVSNGVQIYQFPTDDESVAEINGTMNAHLPFAVIGSTEELKIGNKMMKARQYPWGTVQVENEAHCDFVKLREMLIRVNMEDLREQTHTRHYELYRRCKLEEMGFKDTDPDSKPFSLQETYEAKRNEFLGELQKKEEAMRQMFVQRVKEKEAELKEAEKELHEKFDRLKKLHQDEKKKLEDKKKSLDDEVNAFKQRKTAAELLQSQAQQAGGSQTLKRDKERKNFF, encoded by the exons ATGGCGGCGGCCGAGGTGGCGCGGCAGGTGCGG GGTGAAGGCTGTCGCACTGTCCCCCTCTCTGGACACGTGGGATTTGATAGTTTGCCTGACCAGCTGGTTAATAAGTCAGTTAATCATGGGTTTTGTTTCAACATCCTGTGTGTGG GGGAAACTGGCCTTGGTAAGTCCACCCTCATGGACACCCTTTTCAACACCAAGTTTGAAGGTGACCCAGCATCTCACTCACAGCCTGGGGTCCAGCTGAAATCCAGTACCTATGACCTGCAGGAGAGCAATGTCAACCTCAAGCTGACTATTGTGAGCACGGTGGGCTTTGGGGATCAGATCAACAAAGAGGACAG CTACAAGCCCATCGTTGAGTTCATTGATGCTCAGTTTGAAGCCTACTTGCAAGAAGAGCTGAAGATCAAAAGGGTTTTGCACAACTACCACGACACCCGGATCCACGCCTGCCTGTACTTCATCGCTCCCACCGGCCATTCCCTGAAATCCCTGGACTTGGTAACCATGAAGAAGCTCGACAGCAAG GTGAACATCATTCCCATCATTGCCAAATCTGATGCCATTTCCAAGAGCGAGCTGAccaagtttaaaattaaaatcacaagTGAATTGGTCAGTAATGGGGTGCAGATCTACCAGTTCCCAACAGATGATGAATCAGTGGCAGAGATAAATGGGACAATGAAT GCCCACTTGCCATTTGCAGTGATCGGGAGTACGGAGGAGCTGAAAATAGGAAACAAAATGATGAAAGCTCGTCAGTACCCTTGGGGCACAGTGCAGG TGGAGAACGAAGCTCACTGTGACTTTGTGAAGCTGCGGGAGATGCTGATCCGCGTGAACATGGAGGACCTTCGTGAGCAGACCCACACTCGCCACTACGAGCTCTACAGGCGATGCAAACTGGAAGAGATGGGTTTCAAGGACACTGATCCAGACAGCAAACCCTTCAG ctTACAAGAAACTTATGAAGCCAAAAGAAATGAATTTCTGGGAGAActgcagaaaaaggaagaggcAATGAGACAGATGTTTGTCCAGAGGGTCAAGGAAAAAGAAGCTGAGTTGAAGGAGGCTGAAAAAGAG ctgcATGAAAAGTTTGATCGCCTGAAGAAATTGCATCAGGATGAAAAGAAGAAGCTGGAGGATAAGAAGAAGTCTCTGGATGATGAAGTAAATGCATTTAAACAAAGGAAGACAGCAGCTGAATTGCTTCAGTCACAGGCTCAGCAGGCTGGAGGATCACAAACTCTTAAAAGggataaggaaaggaaaaa